In Blastopirellula sp. J2-11, a single genomic region encodes these proteins:
- the panC gene encoding pantoate--beta-alanine ligase, producing the protein MNNSPIQTPELIHSPKEIRAKVVAAQKSGLTVGFVPTMGALHEGHLSLAGRAAAECDITVVSIFVNPMQFGPSEDFSKYPRTLDSDIESLSHYHPVWVFAPEAADMYPPGISTVVSPPSVSLPLEGVSRPTHFAGVATVVLKLLNMVPADIAYFGQKDYQQACVIRQMVIDLNVATRIAVCPIVRDDDGLAMSSRNRYLSPAERTAALSISRSLRVATERLEAGDRDADSIAAGMRAEMHAAGIREIDYAILANPQTLETLQTATDTVVILIAARVGGTRLIDNCVVSLSPTN; encoded by the coding sequence ATGAACAACTCACCAATCCAAACGCCAGAACTAATTCACTCGCCCAAAGAGATTCGGGCCAAAGTCGTCGCCGCGCAAAAGAGCGGGCTGACGGTTGGTTTCGTGCCGACGATGGGCGCATTGCACGAGGGACATCTCAGCCTGGCCGGCCGCGCCGCAGCTGAATGCGATATCACGGTCGTCAGCATTTTCGTCAATCCAATGCAATTTGGGCCAAGCGAAGACTTCTCAAAATATCCGCGCACGCTGGACAGCGATATCGAATCGCTTTCGCATTATCACCCAGTCTGGGTTTTCGCACCGGAAGCGGCCGATATGTATCCGCCGGGGATTTCGACCGTCGTTTCGCCCCCCAGCGTTTCGTTGCCGCTGGAAGGAGTCTCACGACCGACGCATTTCGCCGGCGTCGCGACCGTGGTGCTGAAACTACTGAATATGGTTCCGGCCGATATCGCCTATTTTGGCCAGAAGGACTATCAGCAAGCTTGCGTGATTCGGCAAATGGTGATTGACCTGAATGTGGCAACCCGAATTGCGGTTTGCCCGATCGTGCGTGACGACGACGGCCTGGCGATGAGTTCACGCAACCGCTATCTATCGCCGGCGGAACGAACTGCCGCGTTGTCAATCTCCCGCAGCTTGCGCGTAGCGACCGAACGCCTAGAAGCTGGGGATCGCGACGCTGATTCGATCGCGGCGGGAATGCGCGCCGAGATGCATGCAGCCGGGATTCGTGAGATTGATTACGCAATTCTGGCAAATCCACAGACGTTGGAAACGCTACAGACAGCGACCGACACAGTCGTTATTCTGATTGCTGCACGCGTCGGCGGAACGCGTCTGATCGACAATTGCGTCGTGAGTCTCTCGCCGACCAACTAG
- a CDS encoding prolipoprotein diacylglyceryl transferase family protein — MRQTLFLIPKELFGLPLAGFGWLLIVWCVVSAVLLAILARKQGWNKDTASYLPMIIIVAVVIAFGLPMFVAQHNGIPIRGYGVMLLAAVVAGVSFAAHRAQKMGLHPDAIYSLAFWMFIPGILGARVFFVIEYWNEYFYIPGDWKATFFNAINFTEGGLVVYGSLIGAMIGFAAFCYRHRLPALALADLIAPSLVLGLCLGRIGCLLNGCCYGGVCEYPWAIPFPQGSPPYERQLETGEFFGVRLTQNPRGEIAIGLIRPDSPAAGQLLTAGDVIVEINGEQPTAGANSRGEVVPPLVTAQRLVLQASHEGILRLRKADGTIVRILLPKAPAWSVPVHPTQIYASINALLLFIVAALYYPVRRHDGEVIALTLGIYSITRYLLELIRTDELSFAGTGLTISQNVSLAIFGLALVVLIYLRRSPPHTVWPLKSSEPAISGKAARK, encoded by the coding sequence GTGCGCCAAACTCTATTTCTAATCCCGAAAGAACTGTTCGGACTGCCGCTGGCAGGCTTCGGCTGGCTGCTGATCGTCTGGTGCGTCGTTTCGGCCGTACTGCTGGCGATCCTTGCGCGCAAGCAGGGCTGGAACAAGGATACCGCCAGCTATCTGCCGATGATCATTATCGTCGCAGTGGTGATCGCATTCGGTTTGCCGATGTTCGTCGCGCAGCACAATGGAATTCCGATCCGCGGCTATGGAGTCATGCTGCTGGCGGCAGTCGTCGCCGGCGTCAGCTTTGCGGCGCATCGTGCGCAAAAGATGGGGCTGCATCCCGATGCGATCTATTCGCTCGCTTTTTGGATGTTTATCCCCGGCATTCTCGGTGCACGCGTCTTCTTCGTCATCGAGTACTGGAACGAATACTTCTACATCCCTGGCGATTGGAAGGCGACTTTCTTTAACGCGATCAACTTTACCGAAGGGGGTCTGGTCGTCTACGGTTCGTTGATCGGCGCGATGATCGGTTTCGCCGCGTTTTGCTATCGTCATCGGCTGCCTGCTTTGGCGCTGGCCGATTTGATCGCGCCCAGTTTGGTGCTGGGACTTTGCTTGGGACGCATCGGATGCTTGCTGAACGGCTGCTGTTATGGCGGCGTTTGCGAATATCCATGGGCGATCCCTTTCCCGCAAGGGAGCCCGCCGTATGAGCGACAGCTAGAGACGGGGGAGTTTTTCGGCGTTCGCTTGACCCAGAATCCTCGCGGCGAAATTGCCATCGGTTTGATTCGCCCTGATTCGCCGGCTGCGGGACAATTGCTCACCGCCGGAGATGTCATCGTCGAGATCAACGGCGAGCAGCCGACCGCCGGAGCCAACAGTCGCGGCGAAGTGGTTCCTCCGCTCGTTACAGCACAACGCCTAGTCCTGCAGGCGTCTCATGAAGGCATTCTGCGGCTGCGAAAAGCGGATGGGACGATCGTCCGAATCTTGCTGCCGAAAGCGCCTGCCTGGAGCGTTCCGGTCCACCCCACTCAGATTTATGCTAGTATCAACGCGCTGTTGCTCTTCATTGTCGCGGCGCTCTACTATCCGGTTCGCCGTCATGACGGCGAAGTGATCGCGCTGACGCTCGGCATTTATTCGATTACGCGATACTTGCTCGAGTTGATTCGAACCGACGAACTCTCGTTCGCCGGCACCGGTTTGACGATCTCGCAAAACGTCAGCTTGGCGATCTTTGGCCTGGCCTTGGTGGTGCTGATTTACCTGCGTCGCTCTCCACCGCATACCGTCTGGCCGCTAAAATCAAGCGAACCGGCAATCAGCGGCAAAGCGGCTCGCAAGTAA
- a CDS encoding RNA polymerase sigma factor — translation MSAGLEYDEQYATRSFACALMGLFRILVTTATSSAVIRDLPLDPLTTCASFVDDSQLIEQILSGDTASYALLVRKYQDRLFNTLIHFLGSREDAEDIVQESFVQAYLKLATFQGNSLFYTWLYRIAFNVAVSHRRRRKPVYSVDLGREIAGCEPVDGGAGPEQRMQRHENVEQVRAALETLSEEHRSVLVLRELEGLEYDQIAEVLNTPIGTVRSRLHRARAQLRDHLHNLIPEDQREMLP, via the coding sequence TTGTCGGCTGGTTTGGAATACGATGAGCAATACGCTACTCGCAGCTTTGCGTGCGCGTTAATGGGGCTTTTCCGAATACTCGTCACGACGGCGACCAGCAGCGCCGTCATCCGCGACCTCCCTCTCGATCCGCTCACCACTTGCGCATCATTCGTGGACGATAGCCAGCTTATCGAGCAAATTCTCTCCGGCGACACTGCGTCGTATGCGCTGCTGGTGCGCAAATATCAGGACCGGCTCTTCAACACGCTGATTCACTTTCTCGGTTCACGAGAAGACGCCGAAGACATCGTGCAAGAGTCGTTCGTTCAGGCCTATCTGAAGCTGGCGACCTTTCAAGGGAACAGCCTGTTCTATACCTGGCTTTATCGCATCGCGTTCAACGTTGCGGTCAGTCATCGCCGGCGCCGTAAACCGGTTTACTCGGTCGACCTGGGACGCGAGATCGCCGGCTGCGAACCGGTCGACGGTGGAGCCGGCCCCGAACAACGGATGCAGCGGCACGAGAACGTCGAGCAAGTCCGCGCTGCGCTGGAAACCCTGAGCGAAGAGCATCGCTCGGTGTTGGTCCTGCGCGAATTGGAAGGCTTAGAGTACGACCAGATCGCCGAAGTGCTAAACACCCCCATCGGCACGGTGCGCAGCCGTCTTCATCGCGCCCGAGCGCAGCTTCGCGATCATCTGCATAATCTGATTCCTGAAGACCAACGCGAAATGTTGCCGTAG
- a CDS encoding CDGSH iron-sulfur domain-containing protein, giving the protein MSETKIRVRDNGPFLVEGPITLEDADGNTYTIDKPTIALCRCGHSANRPFCDGAHKGCGFESSERVSS; this is encoded by the coding sequence ATGTCGGAAACGAAGATTCGCGTGCGTGACAACGGCCCGTTTTTGGTCGAAGGTCCAATTACGCTCGAAGACGCCGATGGCAACACCTACACCATCGACAAGCCGACGATCGCGCTCTGCCGCTGCGGCCATTCGGCCAATCGCCCGTTTTGCGACGGCGCTCACAAGGGTTGCGGCTTCGAATCCAGCGAACGCGTCTCCAGCTAG
- a CDS encoding response regulator codes for MGINVVVADDHEVVRSGLASLLKGTEISIVDEASTGSEAVEKALAHQPDVVLMDIRMPDTDGLAALEKIKKESPNTRVVMLSTYDNPTYIARGVALGAHDYVLKGSSRETIVTAIENAASDSPIAEDSLMNRVRGAMAKRQEAKHSDIPLTNREMQVLRHLALGLSNREIGRSLTISIETVKEHVQNILRKIDVTDRTQAAVWAVRRGLV; via the coding sequence ATGGGAATTAACGTCGTTGTTGCGGACGATCATGAGGTGGTTCGCAGCGGACTAGCCAGTCTGCTCAAGGGGACTGAAATCAGCATCGTGGACGAAGCTTCCACCGGTAGCGAAGCGGTTGAAAAAGCGCTCGCCCATCAACCGGACGTCGTTCTGATGGACATCCGCATGCCTGACACCGATGGTTTGGCGGCGTTGGAGAAAATCAAAAAAGAGTCTCCCAATACCCGCGTCGTCATGCTTTCGACCTACGACAACCCGACCTACATCGCTCGGGGAGTCGCACTCGGCGCTCATGATTACGTGCTCAAAGGTTCGTCGCGTGAAACGATCGTCACCGCGATCGAAAACGCCGCCTCGGATAGCCCGATCGCCGAAGACAGCCTCATGAATCGCGTTCGCGGCGCGATGGCCAAGCGTCAAGAGGCGAAGCATAGCGACATTCCGCTTACCAATCGTGAAATGCAAGTTCTGCGACATCTGGCGCTAGGACTTAGCAATCGAGAGATCGGTCGTTCGTTGACCATTAGCATCGAAACGGTCAAAGAACATGTGCAAAACATTTTGCGCAAGATTGATGTAACCGATCGCACGCAAGCTGCCGTTTGGGCGGTTCGACGCGGCTTGGTCTAA
- a CDS encoding sigma-54-dependent transcriptional regulator: MMSQPQILLVDDDRHVLDSMGMWLREIGYTVTTSPGYHDAVAQLAAQKFDLVLADVRLQDGDGFELLRHIRKAQPEQTVILITGYGTADDAVEAIRLGAFDMLTKPLIDRELEMAISRALSQRQVLAENEKLKEQLDLRYGLENIIGHDHRMLKIFDMVDSVADTRATILITGESGTGKSLLARAIHRRSNRREKPFVEVACGALPETLLESELFGHVAGSFTGATTDKLGKFKQADAGSIFLDEIGTAPQSMQVKLLRVLQELQFEPVGGNTTISIDTRVILATNENLANLVERGVFRQDLFYRVNVINLELPPLRQRMTDIPRLANHFLEEVRQDTGRQIRGFTEEAISALQRYQWPGNVRELQNVVERSVLLSKNEMIGPGELPAAIASGAPVSVQRTNGRTLKEALEAPERQIILETLESNGWNRNLTADELGINRTTLYKKMKRLGLEDLAGTHH, translated from the coding sequence ATCATGAGTCAGCCTCAAATACTGTTGGTCGACGACGATCGTCACGTGCTCGATTCGATGGGCATGTGGCTGCGCGAGATCGGCTATACGGTCACGACATCTCCCGGCTATCACGATGCAGTCGCTCAACTGGCGGCACAAAAGTTCGACCTAGTGCTCGCTGACGTCCGTTTGCAGGATGGCGACGGGTTCGAATTGCTGCGTCACATTCGCAAGGCGCAGCCGGAACAGACGGTCATCTTGATCACCGGCTATGGCACCGCTGACGACGCGGTCGAAGCGATTCGCCTGGGCGCGTTCGACATGCTGACCAAACCGCTGATCGATCGCGAATTGGAAATGGCGATCAGTCGCGCCTTGTCGCAACGTCAGGTGCTGGCCGAAAACGAAAAACTGAAAGAACAGCTCGATCTGCGCTACGGTCTGGAGAACATCATCGGGCACGACCATCGCATGCTGAAGATCTTCGACATGGTCGACAGCGTCGCCGATACCCGCGCCACGATCTTGATCACCGGCGAAAGTGGAACGGGTAAATCGCTGTTGGCTCGTGCGATTCATCGTCGCAGCAATCGTCGCGAAAAACCGTTTGTCGAAGTCGCCTGCGGAGCGTTACCGGAAACGTTGCTCGAAAGCGAACTCTTCGGCCATGTCGCCGGCTCATTCACCGGCGCGACGACCGACAAACTTGGTAAGTTCAAACAAGCGGACGCCGGTTCGATTTTCCTCGACGAAATCGGCACCGCGCCGCAAAGCATGCAGGTCAAATTGCTTCGCGTGTTGCAGGAGCTTCAATTTGAGCCGGTTGGCGGCAATACGACGATTTCGATCGATACCCGCGTCATCCTGGCGACCAACGAAAATCTGGCGAATCTGGTTGAACGCGGCGTGTTTCGCCAAGATTTGTTCTACCGCGTAAACGTCATCAACTTAGAATTGCCGCCGCTGCGTCAACGCATGACCGACATACCACGCTTGGCGAATCACTTCCTGGAAGAAGTTCGCCAAGACACCGGTCGTCAGATCCGCGGCTTCACCGAAGAAGCGATCTCGGCGCTGCAGCGATACCAATGGCCCGGCAACGTTCGCGAACTGCAAAACGTCGTCGAACGTTCGGTTCTGCTGTCGAAAAACGAGATGATCGGTCCCGGCGAATTGCCGGCCGCAATCGCGTCCGGAGCCCCGGTTTCGGTCCAGCGAACCAATGGCCGGACCTTGAAGGAAGCGCTCGAAGCTCCGGAACGTCAGATCATCCTGGAGACGCTCGAGTCGAACGGCTGGAACCGTAATCTGACTGCCGACGAATTGGGCATCAACCGCACGACGCTGTATAAGAAGATGAAACGACTGGGGCTGGAAGATCTAGCCGGCACGCATCACTAA
- a CDS encoding sulfatase-like hydrolase/transferase, whose product MYSTRLITIVCALASVSLVANAHAAEKSKHPPNIVLIVSDDQGFADLSCIGDNGCRTPRLDQLAAGGTRLTSFYVSWPACTPSRASLMTGRYPQRNGTYDMIRNEAPDYDYLYKPEEYAVTAERILGTDVQEVFLADVLKQSGYASAVFGKWDGGQLKRYLPLQRGFDQYYGFANTGVDYFTHERYGVPSMFRDNQPTEEDKGTYLTDLFEREAIRFIDENHDRPFFLYLPFNAPHSASNLDRSIRGFAQAPQEYLDHFPGGEGKKEKRRQAYLAAVERMDEAIGKVVDQLQQHQIADNTLIIFLSDNGGGGGSDNSPLRGGKAKMFEGGNRVPCIVHWPGKVPAGKVSDQFLTSLEVFPTVVAAVGGQLPADVIYDGFDMLPVLNGASSPREEMFWKRRGDVAARVGDWKWVNSAAGNGLFNLAEDISEKQDLSKEHPEMLAKLKERFAAWTAEMEAAEPRGPFRDF is encoded by the coding sequence ATGTATTCGACTCGACTGATCACGATCGTCTGCGCGCTGGCTTCCGTGTCGCTGGTCGCCAATGCCCATGCCGCCGAAAAAAGCAAGCATCCCCCCAACATCGTCTTGATCGTTTCCGACGACCAAGGCTTCGCCGACCTCAGTTGCATCGGCGATAATGGATGTCGCACGCCGCGTCTGGATCAGTTAGCCGCAGGCGGAACGCGGCTGACCAGTTTTTACGTTTCGTGGCCTGCTTGTACTCCGTCACGGGCATCGCTCATGACCGGCCGCTATCCGCAGCGCAACGGCACGTACGACATGATCCGCAACGAAGCGCCCGACTATGACTATCTCTACAAGCCGGAAGAGTACGCCGTCACCGCCGAACGAATTCTCGGCACCGATGTTCAGGAAGTTTTTCTCGCCGACGTCTTGAAACAGTCCGGTTATGCCAGCGCCGTCTTTGGCAAGTGGGACGGCGGTCAATTGAAACGTTATTTGCCGTTGCAGCGCGGTTTTGATCAGTACTACGGTTTCGCAAACACCGGCGTCGATTACTTTACGCATGAGCGTTACGGCGTGCCGTCGATGTTTCGCGACAACCAGCCGACCGAAGAAGACAAGGGAACTTATCTGACCGATCTCTTCGAACGAGAAGCGATTCGCTTTATCGACGAGAATCACGATCGCCCTTTCTTCCTCTACTTGCCGTTCAACGCACCGCACAGCGCCTCGAACCTGGATCGCTCGATCCGCGGCTTCGCCCAAGCGCCGCAAGAATACCTGGATCACTTTCCCGGCGGCGAGGGCAAAAAAGAGAAACGTCGCCAAGCTTATTTAGCGGCGGTCGAGCGAATGGACGAAGCGATCGGCAAAGTCGTGGACCAGCTTCAACAGCATCAGATCGCTGACAACACTTTGATTATTTTCCTCTCTGACAACGGCGGAGGAGGAGGCTCGGACAACTCCCCCCTGCGCGGCGGCAAAGCGAAGATGTTCGAAGGAGGCAATCGCGTCCCCTGCATCGTTCACTGGCCCGGCAAAGTTCCGGCCGGCAAAGTCAGCGACCAGTTTCTCACATCGCTCGAGGTCTTTCCGACCGTTGTCGCAGCGGTCGGCGGCCAACTTCCCGCTGACGTGATCTATGACGGGTTCGACATGCTGCCGGTCTTAAACGGCGCAAGCTCGCCGCGTGAAGAAATGTTCTGGAAACGTCGGGGAGATGTCGCAGCCCGGGTTGGCGATTGGAAATGGGTCAACAGCGCCGCCGGCAACGGATTGTTCAATCTCGCCGAAGATATCAGCGAGAAACAGGATCTCTCCAAAGAACATCCCGAAATGCTCGCCAAGTTAAAAGAGCGGTTCGCCGCTTGGACCGCCGAAATGGAAGCGGCCGAGCCGCGAGGCCCCTTCCGCGATTTCTGA
- a CDS encoding FAD-dependent oxidoreductase, giving the protein MTLDRRSFLAAASGITGAISFTPWLWAGQNRERAADVAIIGGSLGGCAAAIAALRRGLTVVMTEETDWIGGQLTSQIVPPDEHAHIETHGANASYRKLRNDIRDYYRHHYPLTDAAKHQTNLNPGGGSVSRLCHEPRVALAVLNKMLAPYLKSGKLTLLLEHVPVQADMQGDRISSVTVRSLAKGSEQTLTAPYFIDATELGDLLPLTGSEYVTGAEAKADTKELHAADVAAPANQQAFTVCFPLQYVAGQDYVGDKPADYDFWRDYVPALTPPWSGKLLDLSYSSPRDLKPKKLGFDPSGAATPGSLNLWLYRRILNAANFVPGSYAGSATLVNWPQNDCVLGNLIDVSEAEKQKHIAQAKQLSLSLFYWLQTECPRSDGGAGFAGLRLLPEMTGTTDGLAKYPYVRESRRILAETTITELHVGAEQRSAITGRSGKQLKAKSFADSVGVGSYHIDLHPSSGGDNYIDFASLPFQIPLGAMIPRRVENLIPACKNIGTTHLTNGCYRLHPVEWGIGEAAGCLVSFALEKKESPRGIRSLPDKLADFQRSLTTEGIELAWS; this is encoded by the coding sequence ATGACTCTTGATCGTCGCTCCTTTCTTGCCGCCGCCAGTGGAATCACTGGCGCGATTTCTTTCACTCCCTGGCTTTGGGCTGGTCAAAATCGTGAACGGGCCGCCGACGTCGCCATCATCGGCGGCAGTCTGGGAGGATGTGCTGCGGCGATCGCCGCATTGCGGCGCGGCCTGACCGTCGTCATGACCGAAGAGACCGATTGGATCGGTGGGCAACTGACATCGCAAATTGTTCCGCCGGATGAGCATGCTCATATCGAGACCCACGGCGCCAATGCGTCCTATCGCAAATTACGCAACGACATCCGCGACTATTATCGCCATCACTATCCGTTGACCGACGCCGCGAAGCATCAAACGAACCTGAACCCCGGCGGCGGCAGCGTTTCGCGTCTTTGTCATGAGCCGCGCGTCGCGTTAGCCGTTCTCAACAAGATGTTGGCTCCCTATCTGAAAAGCGGCAAGTTAACGTTACTGCTCGAACATGTTCCGGTCCAAGCCGACATGCAAGGAGATCGCATCTCCAGCGTGACGGTGCGTTCGCTGGCTAAAGGGAGTGAACAAACGCTGACCGCGCCTTACTTCATCGATGCGACCGAACTGGGCGATCTGCTTCCGTTGACCGGTAGCGAATACGTCACCGGCGCCGAGGCGAAAGCCGACACGAAGGAACTACATGCCGCCGACGTCGCCGCTCCGGCCAATCAACAAGCGTTTACCGTTTGCTTCCCGTTGCAATACGTCGCCGGCCAAGACTATGTCGGCGATAAGCCGGCCGACTATGATTTCTGGCGCGACTATGTTCCCGCGCTCACGCCTCCCTGGTCGGGCAAATTGTTGGATCTGAGCTATTCGTCACCACGCGACCTGAAGCCGAAAAAACTTGGCTTTGATCCCTCTGGCGCCGCGACTCCCGGCTCGCTCAATCTTTGGCTTTATCGCCGGATTCTCAATGCGGCGAACTTTGTCCCCGGATCGTATGCAGGGAGCGCCACGTTGGTCAATTGGCCCCAGAACGACTGCGTGTTGGGCAACTTGATCGATGTTTCTGAGGCCGAAAAGCAAAAGCATATCGCTCAGGCGAAGCAACTGAGTTTGTCACTCTTCTATTGGTTGCAGACCGAATGTCCGCGCAGCGACGGCGGCGCGGGGTTCGCTGGTTTGCGTCTGCTGCCAGAGATGACCGGTACGACTGACGGCCTGGCCAAGTATCCTTATGTTCGTGAGTCGCGGCGTATTTTGGCCGAAACGACGATCACCGAGTTGCATGTCGGCGCCGAGCAGCGATCCGCGATCACAGGGCGATCAGGCAAACAGCTAAAAGCAAAGTCGTTCGCCGATTCGGTCGGCGTCGGTTCGTACCATATCGATCTGCATCCCAGCAGCGGCGGCGACAACTACATCGATTTCGCCTCGCTACCGTTTCAAATTCCGCTGGGAGCGATGATTCCGCGGCGCGTCGAAAATCTGATCCCGGCCTGCAAGAACATCGGTACAACCCATCTGACCAACGGCTGTTACCGTTTGCATCCGGTCGAGTGGGGCATCGGCGAAGCGGCCGGTTGCTTGGTCAGTTTCGCGCTGGAGAAAAAAGAGTCTCCGCGGGGAATTCGGTCTCTGCCCGACAAGCTGGCTGATTTCCAACGTTCGCTCACGACAGAGGGAATCGAGCTCGCTTGGAGCTAA
- a CDS encoding sugar phosphate nucleotidyltransferase yields MKRLAVVLAAGKGTRMKSELPKVLVPALGRPMIEYVLDALSKVGVDQVLVVVGHRADLVRETLADRPGVRFVEQTEQLGTGHAVMVCRDELADFDGAVVVLTGDSPLVQTSSLEKLLDRFEQEKMACLLGTLEKENPTGLGRIVRDAEGRFTGIVEEKDATEQQRQIREVNMSTYVFDCQNLLSALDKLTNQNHQREYYITDCPAILRQLGLPVDASPVLEPCEALSVNSMEDLRLVEDQMSRLGYTN; encoded by the coding sequence ATGAAAAGACTTGCAGTCGTACTTGCCGCCGGCAAGGGAACCCGCATGAAATCGGAGCTGCCGAAGGTTCTGGTTCCGGCTTTGGGGCGCCCCATGATCGAGTATGTGCTCGACGCCCTGTCGAAAGTCGGCGTTGACCAGGTCTTGGTCGTGGTTGGACATCGGGCCGATCTGGTGCGCGAAACGTTGGCCGATCGTCCTGGCGTCCGCTTTGTCGAGCAGACCGAGCAACTGGGAACCGGGCACGCCGTGATGGTTTGCCGTGACGAACTTGCCGACTTCGATGGGGCGGTCGTCGTTCTGACCGGTGATTCGCCGCTGGTGCAGACCAGTTCGCTGGAAAAGCTGCTGGATCGGTTTGAACAAGAGAAAATGGCCTGCTTGCTGGGGACCCTCGAAAAAGAAAATCCAACCGGTTTGGGACGGATCGTCCGTGATGCCGAGGGGAGATTTACCGGCATTGTAGAAGAAAAAGATGCGACAGAGCAGCAGCGGCAAATCCGGGAGGTGAATATGAGCACCTACGTCTTCGATTGTCAAAATTTGCTGTCGGCGCTCGATAAATTAACCAATCAGAACCATCAGCGTGAGTACTATATCACTGACTGCCCCGCGATTTTGCGGCAGTTGGGACTACCGGTCGACGCTTCCCCGGTTCTGGAGCCCTGCGAGGCGCTCAGCGTGAATTCGATGGAGGATTTGCGTTTGGTGGAAGATCAGATGAGCCGTCTCGGTTACACTAATTGA
- a CDS encoding ribose-phosphate diphosphokinase — translation MREIKIFSGRANPRLAGDICKFLNIPLGRITLGEFPDGENACKIEEDVRGRDVFLIQPTCPPVNNNIMELLIMIDSCRRASAERITAVIPYFGYARQDRKDEGRVPITAKLVSDVITAAGADRVLTMDLHAAQIQGFFNVPVDHLYAAPVLNHFFQALNIPEDELVIVSPDAGSIKRAVSHHRRLGGRLAICDKRRHSASDTTQENIIGGPVEGRTAIIFDDMISTAGSICGAAKTTFEAGAKEIYIAATHGVLCGDAIARLQAAPIKEIILTDTIPHQSGHLLPNTKILTVAPLLGEAIKRIHNDESISAIFREDFGAFQG, via the coding sequence ATGAGAGAGATCAAAATCTTTAGCGGCCGCGCGAATCCGCGTCTGGCCGGCGACATTTGCAAATTCCTGAACATACCGCTCGGGCGAATTACGCTGGGCGAGTTCCCCGACGGCGAGAACGCCTGCAAAATCGAAGAAGATGTGCGCGGTCGCGACGTCTTCTTGATTCAGCCGACCTGTCCTCCGGTCAACAACAACATCATGGAGTTGTTGATCATGATCGACAGTTGTCGCCGAGCCAGCGCCGAACGGATCACCGCCGTGATCCCCTATTTCGGCTATGCGCGTCAGGATCGCAAAGACGAAGGTCGCGTGCCGATCACCGCCAAACTGGTCTCGGACGTCATTACTGCGGCCGGCGCCGATCGCGTGTTGACGATGGATTTGCACGCCGCCCAGATTCAGGGATTTTTCAACGTGCCGGTCGACCACCTGTACGCCGCGCCTGTTTTGAATCATTTCTTCCAAGCGCTGAACATCCCCGAAGACGAACTGGTGATCGTTAGCCCCGACGCCGGCAGCATCAAACGTGCGGTCAGCCATCACCGCCGCCTGGGAGGGCGCTTGGCCATTTGCGACAAGCGTCGTCATAGCGCCAGCGATACGACCCAAGAAAACATCATCGGCGGTCCGGTCGAAGGACGCACGGCGATCATCTTTGACGACATGATCAGCACCGCCGGCTCGATCTGCGGCGCCGCCAAAACCACTTTTGAAGCCGGCGCCAAAGAGATCTACATCGCGGCGACGCACGGCGTGTTGTGCGGCGATGCGATCGCTCGCCTGCAAGCGGCGCCGATCAAAGAGATCATTCTGACCGATACGATTCCGCATCAGTCAGGACACTTACTTCCCAACACAAAGATCTTGACCGTCGCGCCGCTATTGGGCGAAGCGATCAAACGCATCCACAACGACGAGTCGATCAGCGCGATCTTCCGCGAAGATTTCGGCGCATTTCAGGGTTAA
- a CDS encoding EVE domain-containing protein gives MKRYWLLKTEPESYSIDDLANEKKQTTFWSGVRNYQARNYMRDDMKVGDEVFFYHSNAKPPAIVGTAKIVKESYPDHTSWDKKDHHFDEKSTPDAPRWFMVDIQLTEIFDEALGRDQLSGVAALAEMELMRKGSRLSVQPVKKSEWDAILKLAKRTKKSK, from the coding sequence GTGAAGCGTTACTGGTTGTTGAAAACCGAGCCTGAGTCGTACTCGATTGACGATCTGGCCAACGAAAAAAAGCAAACGACGTTTTGGAGCGGAGTCCGTAATTATCAGGCTCGCAACTACATGCGCGACGATATGAAGGTGGGAGACGAGGTTTTTTTCTATCACAGCAACGCCAAACCGCCGGCGATTGTCGGCACGGCGAAGATCGTCAAGGAAAGCTATCCTGACCATACCTCTTGGGACAAGAAGGACCATCACTTTGACGAGAAGAGTACGCCGGACGCTCCTCGCTGGTTTATGGTCGACATTCAATTGACCGAGATCTTTGACGAGGCGCTCGGCCGGGATCAACTGAGCGGCGTCGCGGCGCTGGCCGAGATGGAACTGATGCGCAAAGGTTCGCGGCTCTCGGTGCAACCGGTCAAAAAGTCGGAGTGGGATGCGATCTTGAAATTGGCGAAACGGACGAAGAAAAGCAAATAG